A stretch of the Musa acuminata AAA Group cultivar baxijiao chromosome BXJ2-7, Cavendish_Baxijiao_AAA, whole genome shotgun sequence genome encodes the following:
- the LOC135582728 gene encoding serine/threonine-protein kinase PCRK1-like isoform X1 — MKCFPFRNGATKAELQARLSASVRSNSTTSTERDMRRSGSEFNSGDVTDSGTDSVGRPQYPSFSQRPINLRVFTFSELRNATKNFSRSLMVGEGGFGCVYRGTIKSLDDPDAKIEIAVKQLNRKGLQGHKEWLTEVNVLGVLEHPNLVKLVGYCAEDDERGIQRLLVYEYMPNGSVEDHLSVLSRTTLSWSMRLRVALDAARGLTHLHEEMDFQIIFRDFKASNILLDEDWNAKLSDFGLARQGPAEGLSHVSTAVVGTFGYAAPEYMQTGRLTAKSDIWSYGVFLYVLITGRQPIDKNLPKGEQKLLEWVRPYITDVKKIRIIMDPKLEGDYSLKSASKLVTVANRCLVRQPKSRPKMSDVLEMVQRIIESTETGAPEAPLRSCSEKGKPGETKKKGVKRIIGDWKMGENMQLAWQGWKAKLVRTC; from the exons ATGAAGTGTTTCCCGTTCCGAAATGGAGCGACAAAGGCGGAGCTCCAGGCAAGACTGTCTGCATCTGTTCGGTCGAACAGTACCACATCAACCGAGCGTGACATGAGGAGATCAGGATCTGAGTTCAACTCGGGGGATGTCACTGATTCTGGTACTGATTCAGTGGGAAGGCCACAATACCCTAGTTTCTCTCAGAGACCAATTAATCTCAGGGTTTTCACATTTTCTGAGCTGAGGAATGCCACAAAGAACTTTAGCCGGTCACTCATGGTTGGGGAAGGTGGCTTTGGATGTGTTTATAGGGGAACAATCAAGAGCCTTGATGATCCGGATGCAAAGATTGAGATTGCTGTGAAACAACTGAATCGCAAAGGACTGCAG GGGCACAAGGAATGGTTGACAGAAGTAAATGTTCTTGGGGTGCTGGAGCATCCAAATCTCGTCAAATTAGTAGGCTATTGTGCTGAAGATGATGAAAGGGGAATACAGCGCCTTCTTGTATATGAATATATGCCTAATGGAAGTGTGGAGGACCACCTGTCAGTTCTATCTAGGACGACACTCTCTTGGTCCATGAGATTAAGGGTAGCTCTTGATGCTGCTCGTGGATTGACACATTTGCATGAAGAAATGGATTTTCAG ATTATTTTTCGTGATTTTAAAGCCTCCAACATTCTCTTGGATGAGGACTGGAATGCAAAATTGTCTGACTTTGGCTTGGCTAGACAAGGACCAGCAGAAGGACTAAGCCATGTTTCCACGGCG GTCGTAGGAACTTTTGGCTATGCAGCTCCTGAGTACATGCAAACTGGTCGGCTGACTGCCAAGAGTGATATATGGAGCTATGGAGTTTTTCTGTACGTACTTATCACAGGGCGTCAGCCAATAGATAAAAACCTTCCAAAAGGTGAACAGAAGCTCTTAGAATGGGTCAGACCCTATATAACTGATGTCAAGAAGATCCGTATAATCATGGATCCAAAGCTAGAAGGTGATTACTCTTTAAAATCTGCATCAAAACTTGTCACAGTGGCAAATAGGTGCCTGGTACGGCAACCGAAGTCTAGGCCCAAGATGAGTGATGTGCTGGAGATGGTGCAACGGATCATCGAAAGCACAGAGACTGGAGCACCAGAAGCCCCTTTAAGGAGTTGTTCGGAAAAAGGAAAACCGggagaaacaaaaaagaaaggtGTGAAGAGAATTATCGGGGATTGGAAAATGGGTGAAAATATGCAGCTGGCGTGGCAGGGATGGAAGGCAAAACTTGTACGGACATGTTGA
- the LOC135582728 gene encoding serine/threonine-protein kinase PCRK1-like isoform X2 yields MKCFPFRNGATKAELQARLSASVRSNSTTSTERDMRRSGSEFNSGDVTDSGTDSVGRPQYPSFSQRPINLRVFTFSELRNATKNFSRSLMVGEGGFGCVYRGTIKSLDDPDAKIEIAVKQLNRKGLQEWLTEVNVLGVLEHPNLVKLVGYCAEDDERGIQRLLVYEYMPNGSVEDHLSVLSRTTLSWSMRLRVALDAARGLTHLHEEMDFQIIFRDFKASNILLDEDWNAKLSDFGLARQGPAEGLSHVSTAVVGTFGYAAPEYMQTGRLTAKSDIWSYGVFLYVLITGRQPIDKNLPKGEQKLLEWVRPYITDVKKIRIIMDPKLEGDYSLKSASKLVTVANRCLVRQPKSRPKMSDVLEMVQRIIESTETGAPEAPLRSCSEKGKPGETKKKGVKRIIGDWKMGENMQLAWQGWKAKLVRTC; encoded by the exons ATGAAGTGTTTCCCGTTCCGAAATGGAGCGACAAAGGCGGAGCTCCAGGCAAGACTGTCTGCATCTGTTCGGTCGAACAGTACCACATCAACCGAGCGTGACATGAGGAGATCAGGATCTGAGTTCAACTCGGGGGATGTCACTGATTCTGGTACTGATTCAGTGGGAAGGCCACAATACCCTAGTTTCTCTCAGAGACCAATTAATCTCAGGGTTTTCACATTTTCTGAGCTGAGGAATGCCACAAAGAACTTTAGCCGGTCACTCATGGTTGGGGAAGGTGGCTTTGGATGTGTTTATAGGGGAACAATCAAGAGCCTTGATGATCCGGATGCAAAGATTGAGATTGCTGTGAAACAACTGAATCGCAAAGGACTGCAG GAATGGTTGACAGAAGTAAATGTTCTTGGGGTGCTGGAGCATCCAAATCTCGTCAAATTAGTAGGCTATTGTGCTGAAGATGATGAAAGGGGAATACAGCGCCTTCTTGTATATGAATATATGCCTAATGGAAGTGTGGAGGACCACCTGTCAGTTCTATCTAGGACGACACTCTCTTGGTCCATGAGATTAAGGGTAGCTCTTGATGCTGCTCGTGGATTGACACATTTGCATGAAGAAATGGATTTTCAG ATTATTTTTCGTGATTTTAAAGCCTCCAACATTCTCTTGGATGAGGACTGGAATGCAAAATTGTCTGACTTTGGCTTGGCTAGACAAGGACCAGCAGAAGGACTAAGCCATGTTTCCACGGCG GTCGTAGGAACTTTTGGCTATGCAGCTCCTGAGTACATGCAAACTGGTCGGCTGACTGCCAAGAGTGATATATGGAGCTATGGAGTTTTTCTGTACGTACTTATCACAGGGCGTCAGCCAATAGATAAAAACCTTCCAAAAGGTGAACAGAAGCTCTTAGAATGGGTCAGACCCTATATAACTGATGTCAAGAAGATCCGTATAATCATGGATCCAAAGCTAGAAGGTGATTACTCTTTAAAATCTGCATCAAAACTTGTCACAGTGGCAAATAGGTGCCTGGTACGGCAACCGAAGTCTAGGCCCAAGATGAGTGATGTGCTGGAGATGGTGCAACGGATCATCGAAAGCACAGAGACTGGAGCACCAGAAGCCCCTTTAAGGAGTTGTTCGGAAAAAGGAAAACCGggagaaacaaaaaagaaaggtGTGAAGAGAATTATCGGGGATTGGAAAATGGGTGAAAATATGCAGCTGGCGTGGCAGGGATGGAAGGCAAAACTTGTACGGACATGTTGA
- the LOC103973497 gene encoding ruBisCO large subunit-binding protein subunit alpha — MAAANAISVASFIGSPRQRSGLRRRASGGYKPMIVRAKAKEIAFDQSSRSSLQAGVEKLADAVGVTLGPRGRNVVLDEFGNPKVVNDGVTIARSIELADPMENAGAALIREVASKTNDSAGDGTTTASVLAREIIKLGLLSVTSGANPVSVKKGIDKTVQKLVEELEKKARPVKGRGDIEAVATISAGNDEFVGNMIADAIDKVGPDGVLSIESSSSFETTVDVEEGMEIDRGYISPQFVTNLEKLIVEFENAKVLVTDQKISTIKEIIPLLEKVTQLRAPLLIIAEDVTGEALATLVVNKLRGILNVAAIKAPGFGERRKAILQDIAIMTGTEFQAKDLGLLIESVSVEQLGTARKVTISQNSTTIISDAATKDEIQSRIAQLKKELAETDSVYDSEKLAERIAKLSGGVAVIKVGAATETELEDRKLRIEDAKNATFAAIEEGIVPGGGAAYVHLSASVPAIKKKLEDHDELLGADIVQKALVAPAALIAQNAGVEGEVVVEKIKDGEWEIGYNAMTDKYENLLEAGVIDPAKVTRCALQNAASIAGMLLTTQAIVVEKPKKKSPSNPPAKGLAV, encoded by the exons ATGGCGGCGGCGAATGCGATCTCGGTCGCTTCCTTCATCGGATCCCCTCGACAG CGATCGGGACTGAGGAGAAGGGCGAGCGGCGGCTACAAACCGATGATAGTGCGGGCCAAGGCCAAGGAGATCGCTTTCGACCAGAGCTCCCGGTCTTCCCTCCAAGCCGGCGTCGAGAAGCTCGCGGACGCCGTGGGAGTCACCCTTGGTCCCAGAG GGAGGAACGTGGTGTTGGATGAGTTTGGGAATCCAAAAGTAGTTAACGATGGCGTCACAATTGCCCGGTCTATTGAGCTGGCTGATCCCATGGAGAATGCTGGTGCAGCACTGATACGAGAG GTTGCGAGCAAGACCAATGACTCAGCTGGTGACGGGACAACAACTGCTTCTGTCCTTGCTCGTGAAATCATTAAGTTGGGTTTGTTAAGTGTTACCTCTGGTGCAAATCCTGTCTCTGTCAAGAAGGGGATTGACAAGACTGTGCAGAAACTAGTTGAAGAGCTCGAGAAGAAAGCAAGGCCAGTGAAGGGACGAGGTGACATTGaag CTGTTGCCACTATTTCAGCTGGCAATGATGAGTTCGTGGGCAACATGATTGCCGATGCTATTGATAAAGTTGGCCCTGATGGTGTTTTATCTATTGAATCTTCATCATCATTTGAGACAACAGTTGATGTCGAGGAAGGGATGGAG ATTGACAGAGGTTACATTTCCCCACAATTTGTCACAAATCTTGAGAAGTTGATCGTGGAATTTGAAAATGCCAAGGTCCTAGTGACTGATCAGAAGATTTCGACGATAAAGGAAATCATTCCTCTGTTAGAGAAAGTGACACAGTTGAGAGCTCCTCTGCTCATTATTGCTGAGGATGTAACTGGGGAGGCTTTGGCAACTCTTGTTGTGAACAAGTTGCGGGGCATTCTCAATGTTGCAGCAATAAAAGCACCTGGTTTTGGTGAGAGGAGAAAGGCTATCCTTCAGGACATTGCAATTATGACAG GGACTGAGTTCCAGGCTAAAGATCTTGGCTTATTGATAGAGAGTGTATCCGTTGAGCAGCTTGGCACAGCAAGAAAAGTAACCATCTCTCAGAACTCTACAACAATAATTTCTGATGCTGCAACCAAAGATGAGATCCAGTCCAGAATTGCTCAGTTAAAGAAGGAACTTGCTGAGACAGACTCAGTTTATGATTCTGAGAAACTAGCTGAACGAATTGCAAAATTATCTGGTGGAGTGGCAGTCATTAAAGTAGGTGCTGCAACAGAGACTGAACTCGAGGACCGCAAACTTAGGATCGAGGATGCCAAGAATGCCACTTTTGCAGCTATCGAGGAAGGTATTGTACCTGGTGGCGGTGCTGCCTATGTTCATCTCTCAGCCAGTGTACCTGCCATCAAGAAAAAGCTGGAAGATCATGATGAGCTTCTGGGTGCTGACATTGTACAGAAG GCACTGGTGGCACCTGCAGCTTTGATTGCTCAAAATGCTGGTGTGGAGGGAGAAGTGGTGGTGGAGAAGATCAAGGATGGCGAGTGGGAAATTGGTTACAATGCAATGACGGACAAGTACGAGAACCTGTTGGAAGCCGGTGTGATCGACCCTGCAAAGGTCACCAGGTGTGCACTTCAGAATGCTGCATCCATCGCTGGAATGCTCCTAACCACCCAAGCCATCGTAGTGGAGAAGCCCAAGAAAAAGTCTCCTTCCAATCCCCCTGCCAAAGGTCTCGCCGTTTGA